The region GCAGACGCTATGCCGTGGGTGGGATTGTATGTGTCTTTGGCATCTCTAATTTGCATTCTTGCAATGGCAGCTGATGCCATCCAAGGCTTCCGACAATGGAAACTCTGGTTTCCTTGTAGATTTTTCACTATGAATGCAGCTTCCATCACGCTGATAGCAATTGCAATGAAGCTACCAGTAGACCTAACCACCAACATGTCCGATAGTAAGTTTGTCAGCATCCTTTTCTTGATCACCATGTTAGCCAACTTTCTCCCTTCTTTAGGGCTTATGGGCGACAAGGAGCTTCTAATGAATATCGCAGCCTTTGGCATCCTCATAATCACAATAACTGTAAATATTTGGATTCAGTTTAGTACCAAAGGGTCTTTCACAACCCCTATACAAATGCTTATATTGATATTTCACCTTCCATTGCTATTCTCGGTAGCTTTGACAGTTCCAACATCTAGAAGAATTTTACAAAAACGATACCACGAGTTACATAGATTGGTTTCAACTCATCAAGAGATAAACTTCTCCTACAAGGAACTTGAACATAGGGTTAAAAAGTATTGGATGATGGCAGAGACTGGTAATCCCCAATTTGCAATTGCTTCTTCATCGGTTTCTTCTGCTTTTGGGGTTACATGCAGTGCCATTGCTTGCgtttcattttttgttttgatGAGCATGTTTGTTGGTGTATCAAATATTCGGTATGGAAAATCAGATTATCAGTGGTCAGTTGATGTAATTGTTATCTTGCAATCAATTGGGACAATAGTAGGTAGTATAGCACCAATTTTTAGATGTTTGTCTGCTACAAGTAATTTCAATCTGTCCAAGAAATGGAGCAAGAATCATCTAAACGTGTTCAGAGTCGAGAAGCATTGGATTCAAAGGCTTCATCTGTGGAAACGTGGGCATGTCAGATCACATATCCCTGGACGCCATTGCAAAAAGATTTTCCATAACATCAAAAACATGATTTTGAACTTTTGCATTGCACTTCAGATAACAGTTGTGGTTATATGCAACACAATATGTCTCATTCCTAGATCTTTTCTGATCTTGTTCTCTTGTTTTTGGTATTTCTTTAAGTCAATGTTGAAAACGATTAAAGAAGAACCAAATGCATCTAGTAGCAATATGATGTCAGATATGGAAGATTATACTGGTTATGTCTTACAAACTGAAGTGGAGGTCAAGCTTTCAAATAGAATATTAAGAAATGCACTCAACTCTATTACTCGAATACTTCACGAGTCTGAAGAGAAAGAGCCAATGAATCTTATTAAGCTTCTAAAAAAATCTAAAGGATTCTATGGAGGAATAGAGTTCGACAATGACCAAGTCCCACCTTTACATCAAGAAGAAACCCAAAACTGCTGGAGCTTAGTTGCAGTAACACTAATTGCCATTGCCCTTGCACTTCCCACCAATGCAAACAACCATGTCAAGGGATTACTTGCCAGTATGAGGGAAGGCCTTCAACTTGTTAGACACATCGAAAAAAGCCTGAATGTGAATCCTGACTTGGTAAAGTCAAGAAAAGCAGCTAGACGTGTGTGGACAGACATTGAAGTATATGGCAGGTGGCTACAAATTGATGTTCAAAAGAAAGCTCGTAAAGGAAAAACATCAAAGGAGATTCTTCTGTGGTTGGGTGATGAAGCAGTAAAAATTGTGATACAGTTCAAGAGAAGCAAAAATGTAAGTCTGGATCATTCACTTCGTAATGTCATTGCTGCAAATTCTATGTACAGAATCAGTCAAACGATGTTGTTTCACTGCAATGACCAAGAAAACTGGCCAACAGATGAGGAGCTTTTTGAGTGGATATCAACAATAATGGCAGATCTGCTATGTGCTTGCTTTACCAACTTGCCACGTGTCATAACTACGAAGTGTCATGATGACGCAATAGAGAAAAGGGAAGAGAGCATCCGAATTGCAGCTAAGCTTCTTGGTAGATCCAAAAAGATCCTGAAAGTGCTTAAAGCTCGTCAACTTCCCAACTTAGACATTGAGTCGATGGGGTACATTGATAAGTGGCAAGCATTACCAAGGACTCAGATTCAGATACACAATGCTTTAACAAGGATTCAAACAGCTTCTTCAAGTCCTAATGAATCTGTAGTAGTAACTGTTATTTGACAGGTGCGTGCATTTATTGATTGTGTACTCAAGAAATCTACCGACGTTTCTTATGATTTAGCATATCTAGAATTTACCCATCATTTCTCTAGTAGTTGGTACTAATGTCATTAGTGTTATTGGCATAATATATCTTTTTGTTTCTCTTTCTTTCTTGAAACAAGAGATTGTGGGTTGTATATATTGTGAATCGAATTCGTGTATTTGGTCTAAGAATGGTGAAGTTAATAAAAAGTTTCAATTGTGCATTAAGTGATGAGAAAATCCGTGGAGCAGAATATGGTTTCTATTATTCTGATTCAATTAATTGAATTACATGGCAGCTAGTTAAATAGCTAAACAAGAGATAAAATAAAAGGTCTTAAACAATAGGGAAGGAACTAGAATATAAATACGGGAGTAAAACGAAAAACATCCAATACTCCCCCTCAAGTTGGAACTTGTAGATCTCGAACGCCCAACTTGCCAAGAAGGAACTTTAGTTGTTGAGTCCCTAAACCTTTTGTAagaagatagacaatttgcatttttgTATCAATATGGTGGGGCTCTATCTATTGAGAATCTTCTCTTTCTCGAACAAAATAAAAATTCATCTCAACATACTTTGTTCGTTCATGGAAGACCGCATTGTTAGCAATGTGACGGACAACTTGATTGTCACAATACAACAGAGTAGGTCCATTCATGACAACATTTAGCTCCTTTAAAAGCCAAGAAACCCATAAGACTTCACTAACAATGGAAGCCATGGAATGATACTCAACCTTTGCTGACAATCCAAACACAAATTATTGTTTCTCGATTTTCTAGGAAATTGGTGTGTCTCTCAATAAAAGTAGATAACCGATCAGAGTCACAATAAAGTGCTAAGGGTGCAACCTCCTTTACTTGGAAAAAGAACTTGTTGCCCAATGGTAGCTTTAATTTAGCGTAAAACTCGATATGCAGCATTCATGTGAGATTGTCTGGGAACAACAACAAACTGACTTAAGACATTTAGTGTATGCGATGTCTGGCCATGTGGCTTGTAAGTAAAGAAGTCAGCTCACTATACGACGATATCGGCTAGCATCTACATGTGGTTCACGTTCATATTCACTTAGTTTCAAATTCTGCTTAATAGGAAAGGAACTTGGTCTACACCCTTATAACCCATAATCTGAAACGATCTCTAAGATGTACTTTCACTACTGAGAACCAAGCATTCTAAAGTATAAGCAACTTCAATTCCAATAAACTATTTTAAGATACTGAGATCTTTAATGTTGAATTGCTTATCAAGCTCTTGGTTTGTATCTTGTAATCATCTCCCACGATAAGCACATCATCGACATACATCAAAGCGGCAACAAAATCCTTTTCTCGATGATGAATAAAAAGGGAATGATCAATCTTGTATTGAATAAAACCAAGTTAGAGCAGAGCATTAGTAAGCATTTTGTACCAATTCTGGGAGTCTTGCTACAATCCATAAAGCGATTTTCTTAACCTGCAAACTTGTGTCACTCCTTCCTTAGTGAAGCCTTGAGGGAGTTTCAATTATACTTCCTCATTAAGATCTATATGTAAGAAGGCGTTGTTGACATCCAACTGTTGTATGATCCGGTCTTTCTTCACAACCACGATAAGAAGGGCTCGAGCTATGACCAACTTGGTAACTAGAGAAAAAGCTGTTGGAAAGTGTGTCAAATGTCATTAACTATTGCTGCTATTTCTAATAACAACTGTGTCCTCTTGGGTTGCTCTCAAGACTCAAATTAAGTAGATAAATATAGGaggaattagtttattaattattatggtttaatagttaattagaaactaattggaaatacaatttgggaattaattaatagtttaaatgATAGAAATGTTGAATATCAATTAATCAATAGTTAATTAATCAGGAATATTCCAGAACCCTAGAAAGAAGTGTGGTGGACGAAAAATTCTTTTGGATAAGGGAAATTCCATTCATATGGTTATCCCATCCCACATGGGGTTGAGGATAAAACCTTGGAaggtatccaaggctataaatatggCCATAGGGATTTATTCTTCTTTGCTCATTCTTGGCATGATTTTTCGCCACCTCTTTCTCCCTCCTTATGGATGAACTCTCCTTATATTTCATCCCCTCTTAGGTATTCTTGATTCTATTCTTTTGAGTTCATTGGGTGTGAACCAAGAGAGGGATATGGTTTACGTCCTGATCATCCAAACAAGGTGGCACACACGAGAGCTCAAGCGTGAAGGTCTGTTGCTGCAAAAGAGGTATGTGTTCTTCTTTCTGTTTTTGATTTCTAGGGTAGATGTAATTAGTATGAAACCATAAACCATAGGTTGCATGTACAGTTAGGTATATCGTAGTTTCGATTTTTTCCGCTACCTAGTTCAAAGTGCATTTGATGCATAGAATACCTAAGAGTGGTATTAGAGTCGTTGGTTCATGATTACATTCACCATAAATCCATATTTTCTGTAAATACTTGTTTGAAATTTAATTAAAGAAGAGAGATTGAAAATTTCGTAACTGGAAAAATCTTTAATCACAGCTCACGGCGTGAGCACTTGCAGCTCACGGCGTGAGCGCTTGCAGCTCACGACGCAAGCTtaccgaatttagggtttccctattttcatttttcaaatttgaatatttgttaaatatggataaatatcaaatttaaaatgttttaaatctgGAAAattgacaaataatatataaatatgattatttgaatttgaatattttttatttaaataatgaatttaaatatttaatattatttataatagagaTTTATAAAATTGAATATTAACCTCTcatgttttattaattattacACTTCCTCCAttcaattaattagaattaataatagacaactaaatttaaagagttttaaatttaccccatatatatatatatatatatatatatatatatatatatatatatatatatatatatatatatatatatatatatatatatatatatatatatatatatatatatatatggtaagaATTTTTTTTGTAGGACGTAAAAagttttttctacatatttttttaacgaacaaaataaatgaatcactagataatttatttgtaagatgattcacaagaaaaaattctcaaaaaaacatcttcatgattcatttttaagtaaattaagaaaatattTACTTTTGTGACAGTTTTAGTGAATAATAACAAAATCAttatataaatgaatcatcgagatgtcTTTTTGagattttttcttgtgaatcatcttacaaataaaTCATGTGATGATTCCTTTTGTTTGTTCgctaaaaaaatatgtagaaaaaaacttcttaccttcctaccaaaattttccttcttatttgatttggactctctctctctctctctctatatatatatatatatatatatatatatatatatatatatatatatatatataagatccaAATCGATTGTATGTATTAGAGAATTACAATATGCGTCCTCACATATTTTAAATATTGATATTGTCAGTCTTACCATGACTAGGCTCACCCATTCTAATGTAGGGGCTTAAGTAGGTCTCTTTGATTCCTAATGAGATCGGTTTCAATATGCTTCGAGCTTACCACCCTCACCACCTTATTGCATTTTGAGAATCAAGTTACCGAAAGAGTTTGATTGTGATAACGGTCAATCTAAAAGTATTCTAAATACAAGAATAAAAGAAAatcttgttttatttatttaaagtgAATCTTATCTCTTATCCATAaaaattgcacattctctttataacttgGTGATGGACGTCGCGTGGTTAACCGGAATATCAATTTGAGATTATAGGTAGAGAATGATGTGGAACTTGCGAATCTTAATCGTAACTTTGTGGTGTGTTTACGACATCCCTTTAAACACACTTTGTGGTGTATTTACGGCACACcacaaatatggatcctagccttaatttaataaCCGGTACGTCAGTTTGATAGTGATAACGGTCAATCTAAACACACTTTGTGTTGTGTTTACGACATCCCTTTAAACATCGTgaagccaaatatggatcctagccttaatttaaaattttttaggGTAATCATTTATTAAGGATTTTATATATCAAACTAACTGGAATcgtttgacctcaagtcagatgatgTATGCGAATCTTGCTTACTTGGCAAGATTACAAAGGTGCCATTCACATGCCATTGTGAAAGAGGCAATGATTTGTTGGATCTCATCCATAAAGCTGTTTGTGGGCCATTAAAATCTACAACATGACATGGAGAAATATACTTCATGACTTCCATTgacgattttagta is a window of Lactuca sativa cultivar Salinas chromosome 1, Lsat_Salinas_v11, whole genome shotgun sequence DNA encoding:
- the LOC111891324 gene encoding uncharacterized protein LOC111891324; translated protein: MEWKSPADAMPWVGLYVSLASLICILAMAADAIQGFRQWKLWFPCRFFTMNAASITLIAIAMKLPVDLTTNMSDSKFVSILFLITMLANFLPSLGLMGDKELLMNIAAFGILIITITVNIWIQFSTKGSFTTPIQMLILIFHLPLLFSVALTVPTSRRILQKRYHELHRLVSTHQEINFSYKELEHRVKKYWMMAETGNPQFAIASSSVSSAFGVTCSAIACVSFFVLMSMFVGVSNIRYGKSDYQWSVDVIVILQSIGTIVGSIAPIFRCLSATSNFNLSKKWSKNHLNVFRVEKHWIQRLHLWKRGHVRSHIPGRHCKKIFHNIKNMILNFCIALQITVVVICNTICLIPRSFLILFSCFWYFFKSMLKTIKEEPNASSSNMMSDMEDYTGYVLQTEVEVKLSNRILRNALNSITRILHESEEKEPMNLIKLLKKSKGFYGGIEFDNDQVPPLHQEETQNCWSLVAVTLIAIALALPTNANNHVKGLLASMREGLQLVRHIEKSLNVNPDLVKSRKAARRVWTDIEVYGRWLQIDVQKKARKGKTSKEILLWLGDEAVKIVIQFKRSKNVSLDHSLRNVIAANSMYRISQTMLFHCNDQENWPTDEELFEWISTIMADLLCACFTNLPRVITTKCHDDAIEKREESIRIAAKLLGRSKKILKVLKARQLPNLDIESMGYIDKWQALPRTQIQIHNALTRIQTASSSPNESVVVTVI